One window from the genome of Gimesia aquarii encodes:
- a CDS encoding 50S ribosomal protein bL37, with product MAKTQRKLKKANHGRRPASAKARKQKRKHIKF from the coding sequence ATGGCCAAAACACAACGAAAATTGAAAAAAGCAAACCACGGTCGTCGACCTGCGAGTGCGAAAGCACGTAAGCAAAAACGCAAGCACATCAAGTTCTAA
- a CDS encoding YifB family Mg chelatase-like AAA ATPase — translation MLAKLFTYSLLGIDAKPVEVEVDISPGAMPKTILVGLAEAAVKESTHRIERALVNSGYNRPIDRIVINLSPADLPKDAASFDLPIALGLLIASGQLASDRFQDFAVVGELALDGTIRPVRGALSMALAAREQGKQGLLVPVQNAEEAAVVEGLDVFAVGTLAEAVGFYTGNLPIEAVEFCWEDALEEHAQYDIDYSDVKGQEYSKRAITVAAAGMHHLLMIGSPGTGKTLLASRLSTILPRLSQEESLETTRIYSAMGRLQSNQSLVMLRQFRMPHHTISEAGLVGGGSTPAPGEISLAHNGLLFLDELPEFNRRTLEVLRQPLEGGNVTISRVMGSVTFPANVMLIAAMNPCPCGYLSDTRRKCSCNPVQIERYLSKISGPLLDRIDIHIEVPPVPFRELSNQSSGTNSATMREQVLEAREIQARRFKHESNSHNGRMTPRQLRKYSQLAADAEALLKSAMEEMGLSARAHDKILRISRTIADLEPCDQITAAHVSEAINYRTLDRQFWS, via the coding sequence ATGCTAGCCAAACTATTTACTTATTCGTTATTGGGAATTGATGCCAAACCGGTTGAAGTTGAGGTAGATATCTCTCCCGGAGCGATGCCGAAAACCATTCTGGTGGGATTAGCAGAAGCGGCCGTTAAGGAGAGTACGCATCGTATAGAACGGGCTCTAGTCAACAGTGGTTACAATCGTCCCATTGATCGGATTGTTATCAACCTTTCACCAGCTGACCTCCCCAAGGATGCGGCTTCGTTTGATCTGCCGATTGCTTTAGGTCTGCTGATTGCGAGTGGGCAATTGGCCTCAGATCGATTTCAGGATTTTGCTGTGGTAGGAGAGCTGGCGTTGGATGGTACGATTCGTCCGGTGCGTGGCGCGTTATCGATGGCACTAGCGGCACGTGAGCAGGGGAAGCAGGGGTTGTTAGTTCCGGTTCAGAACGCAGAAGAGGCTGCTGTCGTAGAAGGTCTGGATGTGTTCGCCGTGGGTACTTTGGCAGAAGCCGTTGGTTTTTATACGGGAAATTTACCCATCGAAGCAGTTGAGTTTTGCTGGGAAGATGCTCTGGAAGAACATGCCCAATACGATATTGATTACAGTGATGTCAAGGGGCAGGAATATTCAAAGCGTGCGATCACTGTGGCAGCGGCCGGTATGCATCATTTACTGATGATTGGTTCTCCCGGTACAGGCAAGACACTCTTGGCCTCACGGCTCAGTACCATTCTTCCTCGGCTTTCGCAGGAAGAAAGCTTGGAGACGACACGCATTTATAGTGCGATGGGGCGCTTACAGAGCAATCAATCACTAGTCATGTTGCGGCAGTTTCGCATGCCCCACCATACGATTAGTGAAGCAGGTTTGGTGGGAGGAGGGTCGACACCGGCGCCTGGTGAGATCAGTTTGGCGCATAACGGGCTCTTATTTCTCGATGAACTTCCTGAGTTTAATCGACGTACCTTAGAGGTATTGAGGCAACCATTAGAAGGAGGCAATGTCACGATCTCCCGTGTGATGGGTAGCGTAACTTTTCCTGCGAACGTGATGTTAATTGCCGCCATGAATCCCTGCCCCTGTGGCTATCTTTCTGACACGCGTCGAAAATGTTCCTGCAATCCGGTCCAGATCGAACGTTATCTTTCTAAAATCAGTGGCCCGTTACTGGATCGAATTGACATTCATATTGAAGTGCCTCCTGTTCCTTTTCGCGAACTTTCAAATCAATCATCGGGAACAAACAGTGCCACTATGCGCGAACAGGTATTGGAAGCGCGGGAGATTCAGGCCCGCCGATTTAAACATGAATCGAATTCCCACAACGGTCGCATGACGCCGCGGCAATTGCGAAAATATAGTCAATTGGCTGCAGACGCAGAAGCATTATTGAAATCAGCGATGGAAGAAATGGGCCTCTCAGCGCGGGCACACGATAAAATTTTGCGCATCAGCCGCACGATTGCTGACCTTGAACCTTGCGATCAAATCACGGCGGCTCATGTAAGTGAAGCCATCAATTATCGTACCCTGGATCGGCAATTCTGGTCATAA
- the amt gene encoding ammonium transporter, producing MSYELTTNIIWVLTCTSLVFLMQAGFCCLESGLSRSKNSINVVLKNIVDFFIGALLFWLLGYGLMFGNSFHGLLGTSHFAFEDSSNTHWMTVVFLFQLVFCGTAMTISSGAVAERMKFRSYLFLACAIGAIVYPLFGHWAWAKTLAGDPSGWLGKLGFIDFAGSTVVHSVGAWSAMATVLILGPRTGRFSQKSNQTHFSSSNLPLAGLGVLLIWLGWFGFNGGSTLALNSEVPVIFLNTILAGISGGLCALFWVMMTSKQISVEKVFNGSLAGLVAITASCNAVSYTSAILIGAIAGVVMLASLHLLEKRFQVDDVVGAIPVHGFAGAWGTLAVAIFADIEHFQNGVSRVQQFGIQALGVVTCFLWSFGVIWICMSFLNRFKPIRVTVEEEKIGLNVVEHGASTELHQLLKTMVANEKGENALRADIDSFSEAGIVGYQYNRVLDAQEMLLANVKDRETRYRSIMDNVIDAVITINPRGFIEEFNLGAEQLFGYQNHEAIGKNIDLLIPLKQEQRQDKNTIDALNPELRKAIGGRQEIIAQRKDGSTFPAELALSSVVLADRNIFTGIIQDISKRKEYEKSLNEARYKAEAANQAKSEFLANMSHEIRTPMNSILGFADILLGNLNDEENIESATIVKRNGEHLIEIINDILDLSKIEAGKITLENMQINTREIVSDIASLMQFKADSKGLNFIISFQNPIPETITSDPTRLRQILINLLGNAIKFTKSGSVELRTQLIQSKDASPQLQFDIIDTGIGLSEEAISQIYQPFTQADNSTTRKFGGTGLGLTITKRLVEMLGGMIQVKSTVNQGSTFTVTVNTGSLEAVPLLQLDENSITKSSSEINSHQLLETSVSNSTRKALIVEDGVDNQRLISFLLKKEGIDVDLAENGKIGYEQAIVKFENGAPYDFILMDMQMPVMDGYTATRKLRDAGYLSPIIALTAHAMKHDMEKCLDAGCDAYATKPIQKKKLMNIIAQLMTQELESHQG from the coding sequence ATGTCCTATGAGTTAACGACTAACATCATTTGGGTGCTAACATGTACCAGCCTGGTCTTCCTGATGCAGGCTGGTTTTTGCTGCCTTGAATCTGGACTCTCCCGATCAAAAAACAGCATTAATGTTGTACTCAAGAACATTGTCGATTTTTTCATAGGCGCCTTACTGTTCTGGCTCCTGGGCTACGGCCTGATGTTCGGTAATTCCTTTCACGGATTATTGGGAACATCTCATTTCGCTTTTGAAGACTCAAGCAACACTCACTGGATGACGGTTGTATTTCTTTTCCAACTCGTTTTTTGCGGTACGGCAATGACGATTTCATCGGGAGCCGTCGCAGAACGTATGAAATTTCGATCATACCTGTTCCTGGCATGTGCGATTGGTGCCATTGTTTACCCCCTGTTTGGCCATTGGGCTTGGGCAAAAACCTTAGCCGGTGATCCTTCAGGATGGTTAGGAAAATTGGGCTTCATTGACTTTGCAGGTTCGACGGTTGTGCATTCCGTAGGAGCCTGGTCTGCAATGGCAACGGTTCTGATTCTTGGCCCGCGTACCGGACGTTTTTCTCAAAAGTCGAACCAGACTCACTTTTCATCAAGTAATCTTCCGTTAGCAGGACTGGGTGTTTTATTAATCTGGCTGGGATGGTTTGGATTTAATGGTGGTAGCACACTGGCTTTGAATAGCGAAGTTCCAGTCATATTCTTAAACACGATCTTAGCGGGCATCTCAGGAGGATTGTGTGCGTTATTTTGGGTAATGATGACCTCGAAACAAATCTCCGTCGAAAAAGTCTTTAATGGATCACTAGCAGGGCTCGTGGCTATCACCGCATCTTGTAACGCCGTCTCTTACACAAGTGCGATCCTGATTGGCGCCATTGCTGGGGTGGTCATGCTGGCTTCACTCCATCTCCTGGAAAAGCGATTCCAGGTGGATGATGTTGTCGGAGCCATTCCCGTGCATGGATTTGCCGGAGCCTGGGGAACATTGGCGGTTGCCATTTTCGCTGATATAGAACACTTTCAAAATGGAGTTTCTCGCGTACAACAGTTTGGAATTCAAGCCTTAGGTGTTGTCACCTGTTTCCTGTGGAGTTTTGGGGTGATCTGGATTTGCATGTCATTTCTCAATCGATTCAAGCCCATCCGCGTGACTGTGGAAGAAGAAAAAATAGGACTCAATGTAGTAGAACATGGAGCTTCAACAGAGCTGCATCAACTCCTGAAGACAATGGTCGCCAACGAAAAAGGAGAAAACGCGTTAAGAGCTGATATCGATTCGTTTTCGGAAGCGGGTATTGTTGGTTATCAATACAACCGGGTATTGGATGCCCAGGAAATGTTGTTAGCAAATGTGAAAGATCGCGAGACGCGATACCGATCTATCATGGATAATGTGATTGATGCCGTAATCACAATCAATCCCCGGGGGTTCATTGAAGAGTTTAATCTCGGAGCGGAGCAGTTATTCGGTTATCAAAATCATGAAGCCATAGGAAAAAACATCGATTTATTAATTCCTCTAAAACAGGAGCAACGGCAAGATAAAAATACGATTGATGCTCTCAATCCAGAACTGCGAAAAGCCATCGGAGGGAGACAAGAAATTATCGCCCAAAGAAAAGATGGTTCTACATTTCCAGCAGAACTTGCGCTCAGCTCAGTCGTACTGGCTGATCGGAACATTTTCACTGGAATTATTCAAGATATCAGCAAACGTAAAGAGTATGAAAAGTCACTGAATGAAGCACGCTACAAAGCGGAAGCAGCAAATCAAGCAAAGAGTGAATTTCTAGCAAATATGAGTCATGAAATCCGTACTCCTATGAATTCCATTTTGGGTTTCGCAGATATACTACTTGGTAATCTAAACGATGAAGAAAACATTGAATCTGCAACCATCGTAAAGCGAAACGGTGAACACCTCATCGAAATCATCAATGATATTCTTGATTTATCAAAAATTGAAGCTGGGAAAATCACTCTCGAAAACATGCAAATCAACACTCGAGAAATTGTGAGTGATATTGCATCATTAATGCAATTTAAGGCAGACTCGAAAGGTTTGAATTTCATCATTTCTTTTCAAAATCCCATACCAGAAACAATTACTTCAGACCCGACTCGACTTCGACAAATTCTGATCAACCTGCTCGGAAATGCGATCAAATTTACTAAATCGGGTTCTGTTGAATTACGAACACAACTCATTCAGTCCAAAGATGCTTCACCACAACTTCAATTTGATATCATCGATACAGGAATCGGCCTTTCTGAAGAAGCGATTTCACAGATCTACCAACCTTTCACACAAGCTGACAACTCAACTACAAGGAAATTTGGAGGTACGGGACTCGGTTTGACGATCACAAAACGGCTGGTTGAAATGCTGGGTGGTATGATTCAAGTAAAAAGTACTGTAAATCAAGGTAGTACTTTTACAGTAACTGTGAATACAGGATCTCTTGAGGCAGTCCCTCTTTTGCAATTAGATGAAAACTCAATCACAAAATCTTCCAGCGAAATAAATTCTCATCAATTGCTTGAAACAAGTGTCTCGAATTCAACGCGCAAGGCACTAATTGTTGAAGATGGTGTGGATAATCAGCGACTCATCTCTTTCCTGTTAAAAAAGGAAGGTATCGATGTGGATCTCGCTGAGAATGGTAAAATTGGTTATGAGCAGGCAATCGTAAAGTTCGAAAATGGAGCGCCTTATGATTTCATTTTGATGGATATGCAAATGCCAGTGATGGATGGTTATACGGCTACCAGGAAACTACGCGATGCAGGATATTTAAGCCCGATTATTGCTTTAACCGCCCATGCAATGAAACACGACATGGAAAAATGTCTTGATGCCGGTTGTGACGCTTACGCAACCAAACCCATTCAGAAAAAAAAGCTGATGAACATCATCGCTCAACTGATGACACAAGAACTGGAATCACATCAAGGCTAA